ACCGCCTACCATATTCTCACGGATTATGTCCGTAAGGGCTGCGCCAGGTCGCCCAGGCGCATCTTCGTCGTACACCGGCTCGACCGGGACACCTCCGGCATCGTGATCTTCGCCAAGACTCCTGCCGCCAAGAACTGCCTGCAGGACCAGTGGGACAAGACGGAGAAGCGATATCTGGCTGTCGTTTACGGCCAGCTGCCGGAGAAATCCGGGGTCATCACGTCGTACCTGGCCGAAAATGCGGCGCACGTTGTCTACAGCACGCAAAACGCATCGATCGGAAAGCTTTCCACCACCGTCTTCAGGGTCCTGAAGGAGACCCGAGACTTCAGCGCGCTGGAGATCGATCTGGCCACCGGCAGAAAGAATCAGATCCGCGTGCATCTGGCCGAAAAGGGCCACCCGGTGGTGGGCGACGCCAAGTATGGCAGGAAGAGCCGGATGCACAAACGCATGGCCCTTCACGCGCGGTCGATATCTTTCCTGCACCCCGGCAGCGGCAAGAGGATTGTGCTTGAGGCAAAGATCCCAGCCTGTTTCGCCAGCCTAGTGGGAAACATAAGCCTGCCCCCCCTGGAGCCGACCCAGCGGATTGTACGGCCATGAGCGGCGGACGCTGGACGGGCGGGTTTTGTGCGAGCGTGTGTGGGGATCGGGTCTTGTTTATGTCTCGAACGGCTCGCCAGCCGACGTTCTTCGGCGACGGCGACTGCCGGCAGTATCTTGATCTGATGCAGCAGTGGACTCAGCATCAGGTGGCGATCTGCTCGTGGGAGGAGTACCTGCGAGATGACAAAGACGCGCAAACGCTTGCCCAGGCGCTGCATTGGGGCAAGAATACAGGCCGCTGGGGTCGGTGGGATTCGTCAAGAAGCTTGAGGCCGCCCTGGGCCGCCCCTGCTCTCCAACCCCGGCGGCCGGCCTTCAAAAGCCAAGAAGAAGAAATGAAGATCGCGAAGACCTAGGTCGACTGATATACACTTCGCATCCGTGCGGGAATCCTCCGATCTTTGTTCTGAAAATGCGAAGCCGGGGGCCGGGAAAGTTGTTCGACCTGGAAGTGGAACTGCGACTACCGCTTGATACCGGGACGGAATCGGTGTAAGAAACCGCACGCCCGAAACGTGACGGGTCGTGAAATCCTTCCAGCGAGGCTTTGATGAGCAACATCGGTTCCCAGCAGCGCGATTACGAACGGTGCCGCCAGGTACACCTGGATTTCCATACCTCCGAGCACATGCCGGCCGTCGGCAGCAGGTTCGACAAGAAGAACTGGCAGGAGGCCCTGCGGCTCGGGCGGGTGAACCTCATCAACATATTCGGCAAGTGCCATCACTCGTGGTGCTACTACCCGACGAAAGTCGGCCGCATGCACCCGACGCTCTCGCACGACCTGCTGGGCGCTCAGATCGAGGCCTGCCACGAGATCGACGTCAAAGTTTCGACGTACATCACCGTCGGCTGGTCGGCCAACGATGCGCTGGAGCACCCGGAATGGATCCATCGCAACGCCGACGGCTCGATCTGCGGGTACGACCCGGCCAAGGTCAAGATGGACGACCCCAAGCCGATCGTCAACTGGTCGCTGCTGTGCCCGGTGGGTCCGTACCACCACCAGGTGATGGCTCATGTCGAGGAAGTCTGCCGGATGTATCCCACCGACGGGATCTGGCTGGACATCTACTCGATGACCCACGCGTGCTACTGCGACGCCTGCCGCGCCGGCATGGCCGCCGCCGGCGTGGATGCTTCCAATGAAGCCGCCGCCATGACCTGGCGCATCGGCGCCCTGCTGGAGCATCAGGGCAAAGTCGCCGCCCTGGTCGAGCAACTCAGGCCCGGCGCGACGATCTACTTCAACGGCACGACGCCCACGAGCATGAATGGGCTCTACAAGCACGCGATCTACCGGCACAACTCCAAGAACGACTTGGAAGACCTGCCCACCACCTGGGGCGGGTACAACAAGTTCCCGCTGCGGGCGAGGCTCTTCCACAACGTCGGCCGCCCCGTCGTGGCGATGAGCGGCAAGTTCCACACGATGTGGGGCGAGTTCGGCGGCTTCAAGCACCGCGACGCGATGAAGTACGAGGCCGCCTGCATGATCGCCAACGGCGCGCGGTGCAACTTCGGCGACCAGATGCACCCCGACGGCCACATGGACCTGTCCACCTACGCCAACATCGGCCACGCGTTCGAGTATATCGAGAAGATCGAGCCCTACGGCGTGCCGGGCGTTCCCGTCTCGAATCTGGCGCTGCTGCACAGCGAAAACGGCGAGGTCGACGAGGGCGCCGCGTCGATGCTGCTGGAGACGCAGACCGAGTTTGAGATGCTCCGCCCCGGCGCGAAGATCGACGAGCGCATCGACGTGCTGGTGATACCCGGCAGTCCCTGCATGGATGACGTCGCCGCGGCAATCGTCAATGCCTTCCTCGCCCGCGGTGGCAAGGTGCTGGCGATGGGCGCCGGCGCGCTCGACGCCTCGCGCAGCAAGTGCCTGCTGGACGTCGGGGCCGAATATCAGGGCGCAGCCGCCTACGCCAACGACTATACCCAGGCCGCTGCGGCGGTGGGGGAGGATCTGCCAGAAACGCCGTTCCTGAATTACGAAGCAGCCCTGAGATTCGCCCCGGCCGCGGGTACGCAGGTGCTGGCGGCGATCTACGAACCGTATTTCGACCGCACGTACGCCAAGTATTGCTCGCACCAGAACACGCCCAACCGCACGGAGCCGGCCGCCCACCCAGCCGCCTTCCGCAAGGGCAACGTGATCGTCACCGCGCACGACCTGGGCACGATGTACCACCGCCACGGCGCCAGGGTGCATCGCCAGCTCTTCCTCAATTGCCTGAAAGCGCTGTACACCCAGCCGATGCTCGAGACGACCATGCCCAGCGCCGGCCGCGCGACCCTGATCCACCAACCCTGCGACAATCGCTACGTCGCGCACCTGACGTACGCGACCCCAATGAAGCGAGGCCGCTGCGAGATCATCGAAGACATTGTCCCCCTGACCAACATCCCCCTGACCGTCCGCCTGCCGAAAAAGATCAAGCGCGTCTACGCTATTCCGTCCATGCAACCGCTTGCAGCGACGCCGGCGGGCGAAGCCATCAGCTTGACGATCCCCAGATTCGAGTGCCACACAGCGGTTGTTTTTGAGTATTGAAGGAAATAAGAGCCGTCCCGTGCCACTCTGCGGTAATTGTCTCTCTCTGCATCACGCTTCCAGGCGGGCCAGGAGTTGGCTGCAGCGCAAGACGCGGGCGGGGTCTATGCTGATCCCCAAGGGGTGGGTGGGCGTTGGGGCGGGCAGAGGTTTGAGTTTGCCCGCGTAGCCAAATCGCAGCGAGCGGGGGGTGAGATCTTCTTTCACCAGCAGGCGGCCGTAGTTGCCTTCAATGAACCGCGCGGGAGGGGCGTACTGCAGCAGGCGGCGCTGGGCGGCAGAGAGAATGCTGCTCTCGCCAACCATGGCGCCGCAGATCCAGGTGACGCCGGCGGCGGCTGCCCGATGGGCCAGCAGCAGCGAGTTGACGAGGCCGCCGTTCTTGCTCAGGCGGATATTCCACCAGATCTTCTGTGGTTCGGTCAGCAGCGTGTTGGCGTCGTCTTTCGTCAGCAGGGCTTCGTCGGCGATCAGCGGCAGCGAGCATTTGCGGGCGAGTTCGACAAACGCTGCCGCCGGGATGTATGCAGGCTGTTCGACGGCGCAGATGCCGAGGGCTTTGAGTTCTTCGACGCGTGCGGGCGTTTCGTCAATGTTCCAACCGCCGTTGACGTCCACGCGCAGGGTGCAGCCTCCGGCGTGGATATCCCGTCCGATCAGGCGCAGCACGGCAGCAAGGTTCTGGCGGTCGAGGTCGTCGCCCAGTCCGAGCTTGAGCTTGAAGTCGCGCAGTCCGGCCAGGCGCATCAGGCGGGTGCGTTTGGCGGTCTTGGCGACGTTGCGGCTGCCCAGAACTCCCGAGACTCGCGACTCGATAGTTCGGCGCAGCGGCGGCAGGCCGGTTGCGCCTTGGATGCGTCGCAGGCACGCCAGGTCCATCGCGCAGGCAGCGGCATTGATGCAGCGTCCGGAGGGGTCGGTTAAGGGCATGGCGAGATCAGGCAAACCATCGTTAGCGGCGGGGCTTGCCCCGCGCGTTTTAGGGTCTGGGGCACAACCCGTCGAGCAAGCTCGACCGCTAACGAAGGGTGGAGCATCTTGATCTGTAAGGGGCTTATCTGCCACATGCGGCCAGAGGATGTTTTCCAGGTCGGCGGCGACGGATTCGAGAGTTTCGCCGGTGACGTAGGGGCGGGGGAGGGTCTGGCCCCATCCGGCCAGACCGTCGGAGAATTCGACGCGAACGACGATAGACTCGGCGACGTCGCGCGTGGCGGCGGCGTGCTCGAAGGTGCGCATCGCCGCGGCGGACCGATAGATGAACAGGCGCTGCGGTCTGAACGTGGTCGTATTCAAGAGGTTGTGGGACCGGCGTCGCCCGAGGGCGATGAGGCCACAGGGGAGTTCTGGGCGGCCCGCATGCGGAGCTGTCCGAGCTTGTCTCGCACTTCCTGGGCCATGCGGCTGTTGGGATAGCTGCGGATGATTTCTTCGCCGACGGAGACGGCTTCGGCCCACTGCTGTTCGCTGACGCGGATGGCGAACTGGACGCCGAGGTTATGGAGTTTTGCGCGGAAGACGCCGCGGGCGCTTTCGCGCAGGGCGCCGGCTTCCTGGGGCGAGAGGTACTTGTCCAGTTCGGTCAGGAGCTGGATGCCCGCGTCGACGTCATTCTTACGGGTGGCTTCACCGTAGGCCTGAAGCAGTTCGCTCTTGCGTTTCTGGCGCGCCTGCTCGACGTGCCCGACCAGGGCGGCGATCTTGGGGTTGTCGGGGAAGAGGTTCTGGAGGCGCCGTGTTTCGCGCGTGGCCCGCGTCCAGTCGAAGCGGGCGATGATGCTCATCACGCGCCGCACGGCGGTGTCGATTTTCTCATCGAGCGAGGCCTTGCGGTTGGACTCCATTTCCTCTCGCAGGCGTGCGGCCTCGTCGGCGTAACCGAGCTTGGTCTCGATGGACTCCAGCAGCGACTGCGCCGAGCGGTAATCCTGGCGGATCAGGTCGGCGTGGATGGCTTCGCGGAAGGCCTCGACTTCGACCTCGTGGTACACCAGGCTCTTGGCCTGGTCGGAGAGCTTGCCCAGGTCGACCAGGGCATGCATCGAGTCCCTCTGGTCGGCGAAGATCGGCTCGATGTCCGCCAACCGGTCGGCCATCGCCGAAACGGCCTGTTCGTTGGAGACGACCACCTTGATCACGCCATACGTGGCGACGGTCCAGATGGCGGCCGCGATGGCGCAGATGATCACGCCGACGGGAACCAGGGCCTGGGCGAAGCGACCGTGATAGAGCGCGACAACCGCCAGCACTGCCGCCGCCAGCACGGCCAGCGCCAGTGCGCCAAGGGTGATCCAAAGGGCGGTTCGCGTGATTTTGACAACCCAATCGAACTGTCCGCTCTTATCGGCCATACCGTTATCCTTTCCTAATCCGGCCATCGCAGGGGACGGACGACATGCCAACGAAAGCACTGTAGCTTCCGCCGGCCTGTAAGTCAAATAGCAGCTCTCGGCTAACCGCTTTCGGCCGTCAGCTTAAAAACTTACCACAGAGGCACAGAGGGCTCAGAGGAAGAAGCATGAGCTGGAACGTCCGTTTTTGTTTCTTCCTCAGCGATCTCTGTGCCTCTGTGGTAATTCTCTTTGTGAAAGCTGGTAGCTGACAGCTTCCCACTGTAGCTATCGGCTGTCAGTATGCGTTAGGATAAGGCTATGCCCCGCGAACAGATGACCGACAAGCAGGTGTCCGCTTATCTGCAGATGGACCTGCGCGAGGTTCAGAAGCTCGCCTCGCGCGGGGTCATTCCCTGCCGCAAGAGCGGGCAGCGCCTGGTGTTCGTCAAGGGCGAGATCGACCACTGGGTCGAGCAGCGCCTCCACGAGATGGACCGCCGCCGCCTGCGCGACATCGGCCGAGGCGTCAGCGCGCATCACGGGTTCGACCACGAGACCCTGCTGGCGGCGCCGATGATCCCCATCGGTGGCATCGCCGTGCCCATGCACGCGCGGACGCGGGAGTCGGTCCTGCGCCACCTGGTGGGCCTGGCGGGCGAACTGATCTACAACGCCGACCACGTCCTGGCCGAAATCCGCGCCCGCGAAGAAATCTGCTCGACGGCGATGATTCCCGGCGTCGCCCTGCCGCACCCGCGCCACCCGCTGGAGTACGACATCGCCGAGAGCTTCGTAACCGTCGGCCTCACGCACAGCGGCGTGCCCTTCGGGGCCGTCGACGGGTCGTTGACGCGACTGTACTTTCTGATCTGCTGCAAAGACGAGCGCACGCACCTGCACGTGCTGGCCCGCCTCAGCGCGATGCTGCATGACGGTAAATTCGTGCAGGATCTGCTCGAATGCCCCGACAGCGATACGATGCGAGCGATGCTGCTCGAGCGGGAGGAGGTCGTGCTTTCCGGTG
The nucleotide sequence above comes from Planctomycetaceae bacterium. Encoded proteins:
- a CDS encoding RluA family pseudouridine synthase, with product MAKDRLKGIEIIYEDRDILVIDKPPKLLTIASATEREKTAYHILTDYVRKGCARSPRRIFVVHRLDRDTSGIVIFAKTPAAKNCLQDQWDKTEKRYLAVVYGQLPEKSGVITSYLAENAAHVVYSTQNASIGKLSTTVFRVLKETRDFSALEIDLATGRKNQIRVHLAEKGHPVVGDAKYGRKSRMHKRMALHARSISFLHPGSGKRIVLEAKIPACFASLVGNISLPPLEPTQRIVRP
- a CDS encoding enolase C-terminal domain-like protein, with the protein product MNTTTFRPQRLFIYRSAAAMRTFEHAAATRDVAESIVVRVEFSDGLAGWGQTLPRPYVTGETLESVAADLENILWPHVADKPLTDQDAPPFVSGRACSTGCAPDPKTRGASPAANDGLPDLAMPLTDPSGRCINAAACAMDLACLRRIQGATGLPPLRRTIESRVSGVLGSRNVAKTAKRTRLMRLAGLRDFKLKLGLGDDLDRQNLAAVLRLIGRDIHAGGCTLRVDVNGGWNIDETPARVEELKALGICAVEQPAYIPAAAFVELARKCSLPLIADEALLTKDDANTLLTEPQKIWWNIRLSKNGGLVNSLLLAHRAAAAGVTWICGAMVGESSILSAAQRRLLQYAPPARFIEGNYGRLLVKEDLTPRSLRFGYAGKLKPLPAPTPTHPLGISIDPARVLRCSQLLARLEA
- a CDS encoding PTS sugar transporter subunit IIA, with the protein product MPREQMTDKQVSAYLQMDLREVQKLASRGVIPCRKSGQRLVFVKGEIDHWVEQRLHEMDRRRLRDIGRGVSAHHGFDHETLLAAPMIPIGGIAVPMHARTRESVLRHLVGLAGELIYNADHVLAEIRAREEICSTAMIPGVALPHPRHPLEYDIAESFVTVGLTHSGVPFGAVDGSLTRLYFLICCKDERTHLHVLARLSAMLHDGKFVQDLLECPDSDTMRAMLLEREEVVLSGA